The Enterobacter kobei genome has a segment encoding these proteins:
- the rraA gene encoding ribonuclease E activity regulator RraA — MKYDTSELCDIYQEDVNVVEPLFSNFGGRSSFGGQIVTVKCFEDNGLLYDLLEQNGRGRVLVVDGGGSVRRALIDAELAGIAVQNEWEGIVVYGSVRQVDDLEDLDIGIQAIAAIPVGAAGDGIGESDVRVNFGGVTFFSGDHLYADNTGIILSEDPLDIE, encoded by the coding sequence ATGAAATACGATACCTCCGAGCTTTGTGACATCTACCAGGAAGATGTCAACGTCGTTGAACCGCTGTTCTCCAACTTTGGTGGACGGTCGTCGTTTGGCGGACAAATCGTCACGGTGAAATGTTTCGAGGACAACGGGTTGCTGTACGATCTGCTCGAACAGAATGGTCGTGGCCGCGTTTTGGTCGTCGATGGCGGCGGTTCCGTGCGTCGTGCTCTGATAGATGCAGAGCTGGCCGGCATTGCCGTGCAGAACGAGTGGGAAGGCATTGTGGTGTACGGTTCCGTGCGCCAGGTGGACGATCTCGAAGACCTGGATATCGGGATTCAGGCGATTGCGGCCATTCCGGTAGGCGCAGCAGGTGACGGTATCGGTGAAAGCGACGTCCGCGTCAATTTTGGCGGCGTGACCTTCTTCTCCGGCGACCATCTTTACGCTGATAACACCGGGATTATTCTTTCGGAAGATCCGCTGGATATTGAGTAA
- the hslV gene encoding ATP-dependent protease subunit HslV, protein MTTIVSVRRNGHVVIAGDGQATLGNTVMKGNVKKVRRLYNDKVIAGFAGGTADAFTLFELFERKLEMHQGHLVKAAVELAKDWRTDRMLRKLEALLAVADETASLIITGNGDVIQPENDLIAIGSGGPYAQAAARALLENTDMNARDIAVKALDIAGDICIYTNHNHTIEELTSKA, encoded by the coding sequence GTGACAACAATAGTAAGTGTACGCCGTAACGGCCATGTGGTAATCGCCGGTGATGGCCAGGCCACGCTGGGTAATACCGTCATGAAAGGCAACGTGAAGAAAGTCCGTCGTCTCTATAACGACAAAGTGATCGCCGGTTTTGCAGGCGGTACAGCTGATGCCTTCACGCTGTTTGAACTGTTTGAACGCAAGCTTGAAATGCACCAGGGTCATCTGGTGAAAGCGGCCGTTGAGCTGGCAAAAGACTGGCGTACCGACCGTATGCTGCGCAAGCTCGAAGCGCTGCTGGCGGTAGCCGATGAAACCGCTTCGCTGATCATCACCGGTAACGGTGACGTTATTCAGCCGGAGAATGACCTGATTGCCATCGGCTCTGGCGGCCCTTATGCCCAGGCTGCAGCCCGCGCGCTGTTGGAAAATACCGACATGAACGCACGTGATATCGCGGTGAAGGCGTTGGATATTGCAGGTGATATCTGCATCTATACCAACCATAACCACACCATCGAAGAATTGACCTCCAAAGCGTAA
- the rpmE gene encoding 50S ribosomal protein L31 codes for MKKDIHPKYEMITANCSCGNSIQIRSTVGHDLNLDVCGKCHPFYTGKQRDVATGGRVDRFNKRFSIPGAK; via the coding sequence ATGAAAAAAGATATTCACCCGAAATACGAAATGATTACTGCAAACTGTTCTTGCGGTAACTCTATCCAGATCCGCTCCACCGTGGGTCACGATCTGAACCTGGACGTGTGCGGCAAATGCCACCCGTTCTACACTGGTAAGCAGCGTGATGTTGCAACCGGTGGCCGTGTTGACCGCTTCAACAAGCGTTTCAGCATCCCGGGCGCTAAATAA
- the menA gene encoding 1,4-dihydroxy-2-naphthoate polyprenyltransferase: MTDISRTQAWLESLRPKTLPLAFAAIIVGTALAWWQGYFDPLVAALALITAGLLQILSNLANDYGDAVKGSDKPDRIGPLRGMQKGVITQAQMKRALIITVVLICLSGLALVTVASKTTSDFIGFLVLGLLAIIAAITYTVGTRPYGYIGLGDISVLVFFGWLSVMGSWYLQVHTVIPALFLPATACGLLATAVLNINNLRDIDSDRENGKNTLAVRLGPVNARRYHACLLIGALVCLALFNLISLHSVWGWLFILAAPLLIKQARFVMRELSPAAMPPMLERTVKGALLTNLLFVIGIVLSQTLS, encoded by the coding sequence ATGACTGATATCAGCCGTACTCAGGCGTGGCTCGAAAGTCTACGCCCTAAAACGCTTCCTCTGGCCTTTGCCGCCATTATCGTCGGCACGGCACTTGCCTGGTGGCAAGGTTATTTTGATCCTCTGGTCGCTGCGCTGGCATTGATTACCGCAGGGCTGCTGCAAATTCTCTCCAATCTCGCTAACGACTACGGTGATGCGGTGAAAGGCAGTGACAAACCTGACCGTATCGGACCGCTGCGCGGGATGCAGAAAGGGGTGATTACCCAGGCACAGATGAAGCGCGCGCTGATTATCACCGTGGTACTGATTTGTTTATCGGGTCTGGCACTGGTGACGGTCGCCTCGAAAACCACCAGCGACTTCATCGGCTTCCTGGTGCTGGGCTTGCTCGCAATTATCGCGGCCATTACCTACACCGTCGGTACGCGTCCTTACGGGTATATTGGCCTCGGGGATATCTCCGTGCTGGTGTTCTTCGGCTGGCTGAGCGTGATGGGGAGTTGGTACCTGCAGGTGCATACCGTTATCCCTGCCCTTTTCCTGCCCGCAACCGCCTGCGGTCTGCTGGCGACGGCGGTACTCAACATCAATAACCTGCGCGATATCGACAGTGACCGTGAGAACGGTAAAAACACGCTCGCGGTACGTCTGGGGCCGGTCAATGCGCGCCGCTATCATGCCTGCCTGCTGATTGGTGCCCTGGTTTGTCTGGCACTGTTTAATCTGATCTCGCTGCACAGCGTATGGGGCTGGCTGTTTATACTCGCCGCGCCGCTGCTGATTAAGCAGGCCCGCTTCGTCATGCGTGAACTTAGCCCGGCCGCGATGCCGCCGATGCTGGAACGAACGGTAAAAGGCGCCCTGCTGACTAACCTGTTGTTCGTCATTGGGATTGTCTTAAGCCAGACGCTCAGTTAG
- the cytR gene encoding DNA-binding transcriptional regulator CytR produces the protein MSEVRCSGEEKTLKSRKEVATATMKDVAEKAQVSTATVSRALMNPDKVSQATRNRVEQAALEVGYFPQAMGRNVKRNESRTILVIVPDICDPFFSEIIRGIEVTAAEQGYLVLIGDCAHQNQQEKTFIDLIITKQIDGMLLLGSRLPFDASIEEQRNLPPMVMANEFAPELELPTVHIDNLTAAFNAVNYLQELGHKRIGCIAGPEEMPLCHYRLQGYVQALRRTGVIVDPHYIARGDFTFAAGGQALEKLLDLPEPPTAVFCHSDVMALGALSYAKRRGLRIPKDLSIIGFDNISLSEFCDPPLSTVAQPRYQIGREAMLLLLDQLHGQTVSSGSRLLDCELIVRGSTQALT, from the coding sequence ATGTCAGAAGTTCGGTGTTCAGGCGAGGAGAAGACGTTGAAGTCCAGGAAAGAGGTTGCCACGGCGACCATGAAAGACGTTGCCGAGAAAGCACAAGTCTCAACGGCAACCGTGTCCCGCGCATTAATGAACCCGGATAAAGTCTCCCAGGCGACCCGCAACCGGGTAGAGCAGGCTGCGCTTGAAGTGGGTTATTTCCCACAGGCGATGGGGCGCAACGTCAAACGCAATGAATCACGCACAATCCTTGTGATTGTGCCGGACATCTGCGATCCCTTCTTCAGTGAGATTATCCGCGGTATCGAAGTGACGGCGGCGGAACAAGGCTACCTCGTTCTGATTGGCGACTGCGCCCATCAGAACCAGCAGGAAAAAACCTTTATCGACCTCATTATTACCAAGCAGATCGACGGCATGCTGCTGCTTGGCTCGCGCCTGCCGTTTGACGCCAGCATCGAAGAACAACGCAATTTACCGCCGATGGTCATGGCCAATGAGTTTGCCCCTGAACTGGAGCTACCGACGGTCCATATCGATAACCTCACCGCCGCATTCAACGCGGTGAACTATCTTCAGGAGCTGGGGCATAAGCGCATTGGCTGTATTGCCGGGCCAGAAGAAATGCCGCTGTGCCACTACCGCCTGCAGGGCTACGTTCAGGCACTGCGCCGTACTGGCGTTATCGTCGATCCGCACTACATTGCCCGCGGTGATTTTACCTTCGCAGCCGGTGGCCAGGCGCTGGAGAAGCTTCTGGACCTGCCTGAACCGCCAACCGCCGTATTTTGTCACAGCGACGTGATGGCGCTGGGCGCGTTATCGTACGCCAAACGCCGCGGCCTGCGCATACCGAAAGATTTATCCATCATCGGATTCGATAATATTTCGCTTTCAGAATTTTGCGATCCGCCGCTCTCAACGGTCGCGCAACCGCGCTATCAAATCGGTCGCGAAGCGATGCTGCTTCTGCTGGATCAGCTTCACGGTCAAACAGTTAGCAGCGGCTCGCGGTTGCTGGACTGCGAACTGATAGTCCGGGGCTCTACCCAGGCATTGACTTAA
- the hslU gene encoding HslU--HslV peptidase ATPase subunit, whose protein sequence is MSEMTPREIVSELNKHIIGQDNAKRSVAIALRNRWRRMQLDEELRHEVTPKNILMIGPTGVGKTEIARRLAKLANAPFIKVEATKFTEVGYVGKEVDSIIRDLTDSAIKMVRVQAIEKNRYRAEEMAEERILDVLIPPAKNNWGQAEQQAEPSAARQAFRKKLREGQLDDKEIEIDLAAAPMGVEIMAPPGMEEMTSQLQSMFQNLGGQKQKARKLKIKDAMKLLIEEEAAKLVNPEELKQDAIDAVEQHGIVFIDEIDKICKRGGNSSGPDVSREGVQRDLLPLVEGCTVSTKHGMVKTDHILFIASGAFQVASPSDLIPELQGRLPIRVELQALTTEDFERILTEPNASATVQYKALMATEGVNLEFTEDGIKRIAQAAWQVNETTENIGARRLHTVLERLVEDISYDASDLNGQTITIDAEYVSKHLDALVADEDLSRFIL, encoded by the coding sequence ATGTCTGAAATGACCCCACGCGAAATTGTCAGCGAACTGAACAAACACATTATCGGCCAGGATAACGCCAAGCGCTCCGTGGCTATCGCTCTGCGTAACCGCTGGCGTCGTATGCAGCTTGACGAAGAGCTGCGCCATGAAGTGACGCCGAAAAACATTCTGATGATCGGCCCAACCGGTGTCGGTAAAACCGAAATTGCCCGTCGTCTGGCGAAGCTGGCGAACGCGCCTTTCATCAAAGTCGAAGCTACCAAGTTCACCGAAGTGGGCTATGTGGGTAAAGAAGTGGACTCCATCATCCGCGATCTGACCGACTCGGCAATCAAAATGGTGCGCGTCCAGGCGATTGAGAAAAACCGCTATCGCGCGGAAGAGATGGCCGAAGAGCGCATTCTCGACGTGCTGATCCCACCGGCGAAAAACAACTGGGGCCAGGCTGAGCAGCAGGCTGAACCGTCTGCCGCGCGTCAGGCATTCCGCAAAAAACTGCGTGAAGGCCAGCTGGATGATAAAGAGATTGAGATCGATCTTGCTGCCGCGCCAATGGGTGTAGAAATCATGGCACCTCCTGGCATGGAAGAGATGACCAGCCAGCTGCAGTCCATGTTCCAGAACCTGGGCGGCCAGAAGCAGAAAGCACGTAAGCTGAAAATCAAAGACGCGATGAAGCTGCTGATTGAAGAAGAAGCGGCGAAGCTGGTGAACCCGGAAGAGCTGAAGCAGGATGCTATCGACGCGGTTGAGCAGCACGGCATCGTGTTCATCGACGAAATCGACAAAATTTGTAAGCGCGGCGGCAACAGCTCCGGCCCGGACGTGTCCCGTGAAGGCGTTCAGCGCGACCTGCTGCCGCTGGTTGAAGGCTGCACCGTCTCCACCAAGCACGGTATGGTGAAAACGGACCACATCCTGTTTATCGCTTCCGGCGCGTTCCAGGTTGCCAGCCCGTCTGACCTGATCCCGGAACTGCAGGGTCGTCTGCCGATCCGCGTTGAACTGCAGGCGCTGACCACCGAAGATTTCGAACGCATCCTGACCGAGCCAAACGCCTCTGCGACCGTACAGTACAAAGCGCTGATGGCGACCGAAGGCGTGAACCTGGAGTTCACCGAAGACGGTATCAAACGTATCGCCCAGGCCGCGTGGCAGGTTAACGAAACCACCGAAAACATCGGTGCGCGTCGTCTGCATACCGTGCTGGAACGCCTGGTGGAGGATATCTCTTATGATGCGAGCGACCTTAACGGTCAAACCATTACCATTGACGCTGAATATGTGAGCAAACATCTTGATGCGTTAGTGGCAGATGAAGATCTTAGCCGTTTTATCCTATAA
- the priA gene encoding primosomal protein N' → MPVAHVALPVPLPRTFDYLLPDSMSAKAGCRVTVPFGKQQRVGIVVSVSDKSELPLNELKSVIEVLDSEPVYSTNTWRLLLWAADYYHHPIGDVLFHALPILLRQGKSASHAPMWYWFATEQGQAVDINSLKRSQKQQQALAALRQGNIWRHQVDELEVSEAALQALRKKGLSELASQAPALHDWRDGFSVSGDRLRLNTEQATAVGAIHSASDHFSAWLLAGVTGSGKTEVYLSVLENVLAQGKQALVMVPEIGLTPQTIARFRERFNAPVEVLHSGLNDSERLSAWLKAKNGEAAIVIGTRSSLFTPFKNLGVIVIDEEHDSSYKQQEGWRYHARDLAVYRAHSEQIPIILGSATPALETLHNVRQRKYHMLRLTRRAGNARPAIQHVLDLKGQQVQAGLAPALITRMRQHLQAGNQVILFLNRRGFAPALLCHDCGWIAECPRCDHYYTFHQAQRHLRCHHCDSQRPVPRQCPSCGSTHIVPVGLGTEQLEQALAPFFPDVPISRIDRDTTSRKGALEQQLAEVHRGGARILIGTQMLAKGHHFPDVTLVALLDVDGALFSADFRAAERFAQLYTQVAGRAGRAGKQGEVVLQTHHPEHPLLQTLLHKGYDAFAEQALAERQTMQLPPWTSHVIIRAEDHNNQQAPLFLQQLRNLLQASPLVDNQLWILGPVPALAPKRGGRFRWQILLQHPSRIRLQHIVSGTLALINTLPEARKVKWVLDVDPIEG, encoded by the coding sequence ATGCCCGTCGCTCACGTTGCCCTGCCCGTTCCGCTTCCCCGCACCTTTGACTACCTGCTGCCCGACAGCATGAGCGCCAAAGCGGGCTGTCGCGTGACCGTGCCGTTTGGCAAACAACAGCGTGTGGGGATCGTTGTTTCCGTCAGCGATAAAAGCGAACTCCCCCTTAATGAGCTGAAATCGGTCATTGAGGTACTGGACAGCGAACCGGTTTACTCCACCAACACCTGGCGACTGCTACTGTGGGCGGCTGATTACTACCATCATCCGATTGGGGATGTCCTGTTCCACGCCCTGCCTATCCTGCTGCGCCAGGGTAAGAGCGCCAGCCATGCGCCGATGTGGTACTGGTTTGCCACCGAGCAAGGGCAGGCCGTAGACATTAATAGCCTCAAACGATCGCAGAAACAGCAGCAGGCGCTGGCCGCTCTGCGCCAGGGTAACATCTGGCGGCATCAGGTCGACGAACTTGAGGTGAGCGAAGCCGCTTTACAGGCCCTGAGAAAGAAAGGTCTGAGCGAGCTGGCAAGCCAGGCCCCAGCCCTTCACGACTGGCGCGACGGCTTCTCCGTTTCAGGGGATCGTCTGCGCCTGAATACCGAGCAGGCCACCGCGGTCGGCGCCATTCACAGCGCCTCGGACCATTTTTCTGCCTGGCTGCTGGCGGGCGTCACCGGTTCCGGTAAGACCGAAGTGTATCTGAGCGTGCTGGAAAACGTGCTCGCGCAGGGCAAACAGGCGCTGGTCATGGTGCCGGAAATTGGCTTAACCCCTCAAACCATCGCTCGATTCCGCGAGCGCTTTAACGCGCCGGTTGAGGTCCTGCACTCCGGTCTGAACGACAGCGAACGCCTCAGCGCCTGGCTGAAAGCGAAAAATGGCGAAGCGGCGATTGTGATCGGCACCCGCTCGTCGCTGTTTACGCCGTTTAAAAATCTTGGCGTGATCGTGATCGACGAAGAGCACGACAGCTCCTATAAGCAACAGGAAGGCTGGCGCTACCATGCCCGCGATCTGGCAGTTTATCGCGCCCACAGCGAGCAAATTCCGATTATTCTTGGCTCCGCCACCCCTGCGCTCGAAACCCTGCACAACGTGCGCCAGCGCAAATATCATATGCTGCGTCTGACGCGTCGTGCCGGGAATGCCCGTCCGGCCATTCAGCACGTGCTCGATCTAAAAGGTCAGCAGGTTCAGGCCGGGCTAGCACCCGCATTGATTACCCGCATGCGTCAGCATTTGCAGGCGGGCAACCAGGTGATTCTGTTCCTCAACCGCCGCGGATTTGCACCCGCCCTACTGTGCCACGACTGCGGCTGGATTGCGGAATGCCCACGCTGTGACCACTACTACACCTTCCATCAGGCACAGCGCCACCTGCGTTGTCACCACTGCGACAGCCAGCGTCCGGTGCCGCGCCAGTGTCCATCGTGCGGGTCAACGCATATCGTGCCGGTCGGACTAGGAACGGAACAGCTTGAGCAGGCGCTGGCGCCCTTCTTCCCTGACGTTCCAATCTCTCGTATCGACAGAGACACCACCAGCCGCAAGGGCGCGCTGGAACAGCAGCTCGCGGAAGTACATCGCGGCGGGGCGCGCATTCTGATTGGTACCCAAATGCTGGCAAAAGGACACCACTTCCCGGACGTCACGCTGGTCGCCCTGCTGGACGTGGACGGCGCGCTGTTCTCTGCGGATTTCCGCGCGGCCGAGCGTTTTGCCCAGCTCTATACCCAGGTGGCCGGACGGGCAGGGCGCGCAGGCAAACAGGGCGAAGTGGTTCTGCAGACGCACCACCCTGAGCACCCGCTGCTGCAAACCCTGCTGCACAAAGGCTATGACGCCTTTGCCGAGCAGGCGCTGGCCGAACGACAGACCATGCAGCTGCCGCCGTGGACCAGCCACGTCATCATCCGCGCGGAAGATCATAACAACCAGCAGGCACCGCTTTTCCTGCAGCAGCTGAGAAATCTCCTGCAGGCCAGCCCCCTGGTGGATAATCAGCTGTGGATCCTGGGTCCGGTACCGGCGCTGGCGCCGAAACGCGGCGGACGTTTCCGCTGGCAAATTTTGCTCCAGCATCCTTCGCGGATCCGTTTACAGCACATTGTTAGCGGCACGCTGGCGCTGATCAACACCCTGCCTGAAGCACGTAAAGTGAAGTGGGTGCTGGACGTCGATCCCATCGAAGGCTGA
- the metB gene encoding cystathionine gamma-synthase, whose translation MTRKQATIAVRSGLNDDEQYGCVVPPIHLSSTYNFTGFNEPRAHDYSRRGNPTRDVTQRALAELEGGAGAVLTNTGMSAIHLVTTVFLKPGDLLVAPHDCYGGSYRLFDSLAKRGCYRVLFVDQNDEQALKQALTEKPKLVLVESPSNPLLRVVDIAKICQLARDAGAISVVDNTFLSPALQNPLALGADLVLHSCTKYLNGHSDVVAGVVIAKDPDVVTELAWWANNIGVTAGAFDSYLLLRGIRTLSPRMEVAQRNAQAIVDFLKTQPLVKKLYHPSLPKNQGHEIAARQQKGFGAMLSFELDGDEQTLRRFLSGLSLFTLAESLGGVESLISHAATMTHAGMAPEARAAAGISETLLRISTGIEDSEDLIADLENGFRVAAKG comes from the coding sequence ATGACGCGTAAACAGGCCACTATTGCAGTGCGTAGCGGATTAAATGATGACGAGCAGTACGGCTGCGTTGTCCCGCCGATTCATCTTTCCAGTACCTACAATTTCACCGGATTTAATGAACCCCGCGCGCACGACTACTCGCGTCGTGGCAACCCTACGCGTGATGTGACCCAGCGTGCGCTGGCCGAGCTGGAAGGGGGCGCAGGGGCCGTATTGACCAACACCGGGATGTCTGCGATTCACCTGGTGACGACCGTGTTCCTGAAGCCGGGAGACCTGCTGGTCGCCCCGCACGACTGCTATGGCGGCAGCTATCGCCTGTTTGACAGCCTCGCAAAACGCGGCTGCTATCGCGTGCTGTTTGTCGATCAAAACGACGAACAGGCGCTGAAACAGGCGCTGACAGAGAAACCAAAGCTCGTTCTGGTGGAAAGTCCAAGCAACCCATTGTTGCGCGTTGTCGATATTGCGAAAATTTGTCAGCTCGCAAGGGATGCGGGAGCGATAAGTGTAGTGGATAATACGTTCCTCAGTCCGGCCCTTCAGAACCCACTCGCACTGGGTGCTGATCTGGTATTGCATTCATGCACTAAATATCTGAACGGCCACTCTGACGTGGTAGCGGGCGTGGTGATTGCAAAAGATCCCGACGTTGTCACGGAACTGGCATGGTGGGCCAATAACATTGGCGTCACCGCCGGGGCGTTCGACAGCTACCTGCTGTTGCGCGGCATCCGTACGCTTTCTCCGCGTATGGAAGTGGCGCAGCGCAATGCCCAGGCCATTGTCGATTTCCTGAAAACCCAGCCGCTGGTGAAGAAGCTTTATCACCCGTCGCTGCCGAAAAACCAGGGGCACGAGATTGCCGCGCGCCAGCAGAAAGGGTTTGGCGCGATGTTAAGTTTTGAACTGGACGGCGACGAGCAAACGCTGCGTCGCTTCCTGAGCGGGCTGTCATTGTTTACGCTGGCGGAATCATTAGGTGGGGTTGAAAGCTTGATCTCCCACGCCGCAACCATGACGCACGCCGGTATGGCACCGGAAGCACGTGCCGCCGCCGGGATTTCCGAGACGCTGCTGCGTATCTCGACCGGTATTGAAGATTCTGAAGATTTAATTGCCGATCTGGAAAATGGCTTCCGGGTCGCAGCCAAGGGGTAA
- the ftsN gene encoding cell division protein FtsN — MAQRDYVRRGQPAPSRRKKSSSRKKQRSLPAVSPAMVAIAAAVVVAFIGGLYFITHHKKEESEALQASKVAGNGLPPKPEERWRYIKELESRQPGVRAPTEPSAGGEVKNADQLTDEQRQLLAQMQADMRQQPTQLNEVPWNEQTPAQRQQTLQLQRQRQAQIQQQQQQQWTQTQPVQQPKAQPYQQPQQQTRTVQSQPVQQQPKAQPQKQAAQPYQDLLQTPAHTTAQQPKTQQAAPVTKETEAPKQTAEKKDERRWMVQCGSFKGAEQAETVRAQLAFEGFDSRITTNNGWNRVVIGPVKGKENADGTLSRLKVAGHTNCIRLASGG; from the coding sequence GTGGCACAACGAGATTATGTACGTCGCGGCCAGCCGGCACCTTCGCGACGCAAAAAGAGTAGCTCAAGGAAAAAGCAACGTAGCCTGCCTGCTGTCTCGCCAGCAATGGTCGCTATTGCTGCGGCTGTTGTCGTCGCCTTTATTGGTGGTCTGTACTTCATCACGCACCATAAAAAGGAAGAGTCCGAGGCGCTTCAGGCCAGTAAAGTGGCCGGTAATGGCCTTCCTCCGAAACCTGAAGAGCGCTGGCGCTATATCAAAGAGCTGGAAAGCCGCCAGCCTGGCGTGCGTGCGCCTACCGAGCCCTCTGCCGGTGGTGAAGTGAAGAATGCCGATCAACTGACGGACGAGCAGCGCCAGTTGCTGGCACAAATGCAGGCCGATATGCGCCAGCAGCCGACGCAGTTGAACGAAGTGCCATGGAATGAACAAACGCCAGCGCAGCGTCAGCAAACGTTGCAGTTGCAGCGTCAGCGCCAGGCTCAAATTCAGCAGCAACAGCAGCAGCAGTGGACGCAAACTCAGCCGGTACAGCAGCCGAAGGCACAGCCTTACCAGCAACCGCAGCAGCAGACGCGTACGGTACAATCTCAGCCTGTTCAGCAGCAGCCAAAAGCACAGCCGCAAAAACAGGCGGCTCAGCCGTATCAGGATCTGCTCCAGACGCCAGCGCATACCACTGCACAGCAGCCGAAAACGCAGCAGGCTGCGCCGGTCACCAAAGAGACCGAAGCGCCGAAGCAGACGGCTGAGAAAAAAGACGAACGCCGCTGGATGGTACAGTGCGGTTCGTTTAAAGGTGCGGAGCAGGCCGAAACCGTGCGTGCTCAGCTGGCATTTGAAGGGTTTGATTCACGCATTACCACCAATAACGGCTGGAACCGCGTGGTGATTGGCCCGGTCAAAGGCAAAGAAAACGCCGATGGCACCCTTTCTCGTTTGAAAGTGGCCGGCCACACAAACTGCATTCGACTCGCCTCTGGGGGTTGA
- the zapB gene encoding septal ring assembly protein ZapB, which yields MSLEVFEKLESKVQQAIDTITLLQMEIEELKEKNNSLAQEVQNAQHSREELERENNQLREQQNGWQDRLQALLGRMEEV from the coding sequence ATGTCTTTAGAAGTGTTTGAGAAACTGGAATCGAAAGTACAGCAGGCGATTGACACCATCACGCTGCTGCAAATGGAAATTGAAGAGCTGAAAGAGAAAAACAACAGCCTGGCGCAGGAAGTGCAGAACGCGCAGCACAGCCGCGAAGAACTGGAGCGTGAAAACAACCAGCTGCGCGAACAGCAGAACGGCTGGCAGGATCGCCTGCAGGCGCTGCTGGGACGTATGGAAGAGGTCTGA
- a CDS encoding MIP/aquaporin family protein, translating to MSQTSTLKGQCIAEFLGTGLLIFFGVGCVAALKVAGASFGQWEISIIWGLGVAMAIYLTAGVSGAHLNPAVTIALWLFACFDGRKVVPFILSQFAGAFCAAALVYGLYYNLFIDFEQTHHMVRGSVESLDLAGIFSTYPNPHINFVQAFAVEMVITAILMGVILALTDDGNGIPRGPLAPLLIGLLIAVIGASMGPLTGFAMNPARDIGPKAFAFIAGWGDVAFTGGKDIPYFLVPLFAPVVGAALGAFSYRKLIGRHLPCDTCVEEEKETTSTAQQKASL from the coding sequence ATGAGTCAGACATCAACCTTAAAAGGCCAGTGCATTGCCGAGTTCCTTGGTACCGGGTTGTTGATATTCTTCGGAGTGGGCTGTGTCGCTGCACTGAAAGTGGCGGGTGCCAGTTTTGGTCAGTGGGAAATCAGTATCATCTGGGGTCTGGGCGTGGCGATGGCCATCTACCTGACTGCAGGGGTTTCTGGTGCACATCTTAACCCGGCGGTGACTATCGCACTGTGGCTGTTCGCGTGCTTCGACGGACGCAAAGTTGTTCCCTTCATTCTTTCTCAGTTTGCCGGCGCGTTTTGTGCAGCGGCGTTAGTTTACGGGCTTTATTACAATCTTTTCATCGACTTCGAACAGACGCATCATATGGTGCGCGGCAGCGTCGAAAGTCTGGATCTGGCAGGCATCTTCTCAACCTATCCAAACCCGCATATCAATTTTGTGCAGGCGTTCGCAGTTGAAATGGTGATTACCGCTATTCTGATGGGCGTTATCCTGGCGCTGACCGACGACGGAAACGGCATTCCGCGTGGCCCGCTGGCCCCCTTGCTGATTGGTCTGCTGATTGCGGTGATCGGCGCATCCATGGGCCCGCTGACCGGGTTTGCGATGAACCCGGCGCGTGATATCGGACCGAAAGCCTTCGCGTTTATCGCGGGATGGGGCGACGTGGCCTTTACTGGCGGGAAAGATATCCCTTACTTCCTGGTACCGCTTTTTGCGCCGGTGGTTGGGGCCGCGCTGGGCGCGTTTAGCTACCGCAAATTAATTGGTCGCCACTTACCGTGCGACACCTGTGTGGAAGAGGAGAAGGAAACGACTTCTACCGCACAACAAAAAGCTTCGCTGTAA
- the metJ gene encoding met regulon transcriptional regulator MetJ: MAEWSGEYISPYAEHGKKSEQVKKITVSIPLKVLKILTDERTRRQVNNLRHATNSELLCEAFLHAFTGQPLPNDDDLRKERSDEIPEEAKVIMRELGIDPDTWEY, translated from the coding sequence ATGGCTGAATGGAGCGGCGAATATATCAGCCCATACGCTGAGCACGGTAAGAAGAGTGAGCAAGTAAAGAAAATTACGGTTTCCATTCCTCTGAAGGTGTTAAAGATCCTCACCGATGAACGTACGCGTCGTCAGGTGAACAACCTGCGTCACGCGACCAATAGCGAACTGCTGTGCGAAGCGTTCCTGCATGCGTTTACCGGTCAACCGTTGCCGAACGATGACGATCTGCGCAAAGAGCGTAGCGACGAAATCCCGGAAGAGGCGAAGGTGATCATGCGTGAACTGGGTATTGACCCGGATACGTGGGAATACTGA